The nucleotide window CTGGTGGTAGCAAAGGAAATGACTATAGTTTCCTCTggcggggagggggagagagaggagggagagggaagaagaaagagaagaaagagagggagaaggagaaagaaagaagagaaggagatggagagggggagagagagagagagaaaagagaggaagaggaggagagggagagggggagagggagagggagagagagttttTTAGGGGTTTGTATTCTATAAACCTAATGATTAGCTCAAAtggttgtttgtttatttttggaagCCTGAACTAGCAGCTGCCCCCTGTGTGTGAAAATTCAGGGATTGCTATCACCAGTGGAAAAGGATGAGGGGTTTTTTGATGCGTGGTGGAGTCACTTCTGTGTCCACAGCAGAATCAAAATTAGCCAATTTTGTGATGAGAGCAAGGGAGTAAGAAAGAGAGCTCAGCTGGCATTCTGTTGGGGAGAAGGAACCCTATCCTGGGACACATTTAGGTGGAGGGAGGCATCAGTGTCAAGGAGAGGATGTATGCCCCCAGGCAGGCTATTCCAGAGCCAGGCTGTATAGGGTTCATCTGTACCATGGCCAGGGAAGAAGGTGAGGTGGACAAATATCCCACCCTGCAGTCAAGACCGGGTCACCCAACTGTAGTCATGGCCCTGCAGGGATGGTCAAAAAGCCCACAGGTTCTGGAAGACATCTCTGGAAACCCTAAATTTTACTGTCAACGTGGCTTGGGATTCACCACTTTAATTTATGCTCATCCAATAAATTCACCCTGAAAGACTTTTAGAACACAGCATCATGATATCGATTGTACATAGAGAGCCCTGTGGACCACAcattgactcagaaaaccacagATTAACATCATCTATGTCCTGTTGTATTTTGATgtattctgttaaatatttctcaattaacATTTTAATCCGGTTTGATTGTTGCCTCTGCTGCAGAGCCACCACCCTAATGACGATGGCTTTAGGTGTGCAGGAGATAAATTCATCTCAATCCAGGTAGAAGGGTTTCTCCTATAAATAATCCTGCATTCCCTCAATGTACCACGGAGCCATGCACTTTGGTTTTAGGGAAAGGCTCCATTCTCCTCTGAGGCCCCAACAAAACTCAGACACCGAAGTTCACGGGTGATTTTCAACCATTTaatccaaaaaaaaagagagaaagagagagatctgGCATTTTACAAGTTCGGTTTACAAACTGGATACAGTCTTAATATTAGCAAATCTGTTACTAACTGTCTAGGAAAAATAGGATTTGTGAGGTTTGTAACAATGTCCTGAAAAGGTTCTGCCCTAAGGATTTACAGCATTTTGTAAACAAGTATCCATTTTACTTGCAAACTGACCATAGCGACCACAATGGAACTAAGAGTACAAAAACACACTTCGACCAGAGATCTCTGGAAATGGACCCGCGGCGGCTTTTCCCGAAGTTCTCTCGATGAATATCGTTGTCGAGATGGCGCTCACTGCACGGTCCGGGATCTCCAAGACAGAAAACTGAAATACGTGTTCCCGGCATAGCAGATTGTGACCATAAAGGCAAAGAACTGGGGGGGGAAGGAAGCATTGCAGATAAGGTGTTACACGATGTCCTAATCAATGAACTTAATTAGTTAATGATCTGACTCCCCATGATTCATACATCATCGCGCTCTAGCCAGAAATGACTGATTCAAGGCTCCTATTTCTCTGCCCATTTTGGGCTTTTGGAAGAAGTTGAGATCACGCACCGTGTAGTTATGGTCAGAGAAAGTCATCTTTAGGTGTCGAATATTTACATTCTGAAGGGATCAGAGAaccctcctattttacagatgaggaaactgcggtCAGAGACAGTAAGTAATCTCTCCAGTTATACAGATAGTAAGTGCCAGAGTCAGGATTTTAACATGGATTCTCTTGAGGCCAAATCCTGTGTTTTCCCCACAGTCCCATACTGCCTCTTGACTTTGTGATTTTGTCTTTATAATCTCTTTAGAATGCTGGGAtaattctggctggcaatttggaattatgctcaaaaggctataaaagaatgcctgccctttgatccagccataccattgctgggtttgtaccccaaagatatcatagataaacagacttgtacgaaaatatttatagctgcgctttttgtggtggcaaaaaactggaaaaggagggtatgtccttcaattggggaatggctgaacacactgtggtatatgctagtgatggactactattgtgttcaaaggaataaagaactggaggaattccaggtgaactggaaagacctccaggaacagatgcagagcgaaaggagcagaaccagaagaacattgtacacagagaccaatacactgtggtacaatcaaatgtaatggacttctgtaccagcagcaatacaatgacccaggacaattctgagggatttatggaaaagatgctacccacattcagaggaagaactacaggagtggaaacagaagaaaaacaactgcttgaacacatgggttgaggcggacatgattggggatgcagactcgaaactaccacaccaatgcaactatcaataatatggaaataggtcttgatcaatgacacatgttaaaaccagtggaaatgtgcatcggccatgggtgggggggaatgcggggggtgaaggggaaagtaggagcatgaatcatgtaaccatgttaacttttctaaaaaatgaatattaataaatgtttaaaaaaaagaatgctgggatattttttgaggggggagagaggaggattagaatctgtgatttcattggtggagGAAGCTGCTGGAGAGGAAATTCCCCATTATTAATGCTGATTGATACCTTCTCTATAGTTTATAGCTCTAAACTGCCTTGTGTGTGGGGGGGGCCTGAGAGGGTAAAGGACTGGCTCCcaatcacacagccaggatgtcaGAAGAAGGACTAaacctgtcttcctgactccgtagtgagttctctctccactctacCACACCACCTCTTTCCTCGTAaacagtagtcacttaataaattctactGAATTGACTATAGGAACAATTAATGCTGAAATTCATCAGATGCTTTAGAGttctttaaatgtgttttttattaACAGAAgccaatttgtttttctgattaaaaagaaatctattcCTTCCTCTCAAGTTCCCcactgaaaaagagaaacaagcatattttttctccctcccacttccccctgaaaacaaaaaggaaaacaaacttcTCATGACAAATACCTGTAGTCGAGCAAAGCAAATTCACAAGCTGACCACATCCAAAAATGTATGCCTTCTTCCGTATTCTCagttatttcagtttcctcatctggaaaatgggggtaaTTATAGTACCTTTGTTGTGAGGTTTGTAAAGCCTTTGCAAAAGAAAGATCAAGTACTCTGAGTATCATTGCCTCCATTTTCCAGGGGAGGAAACAGAGTTAAATGTcttgtaggcatttaataaaggtttattgattggttgactgACAGGGGCTGTCATGTGCCCCCTTTTGGATCCCAAATAGCATCCGTCCGGCATCATAGTACGCCTGGCCCTTCTGCTTCCACTATCTCCCCTGTATGTCtaagcacacagtaggtgcctaataaatggtCTTAGACTGATTTCTTTCCTACTCTCAAGCAGGATTGGGGGGAGTTGGGTGGGGACGGGGAGAGTGGCTCTGTGAACACGTGTTGGAGTTTTGGAGAACAGGAAAGCTTACTTACCGACGAGGCAGCCCAGCTGTTGTAGTTGTGGCTGTCCCTCTCTTTGGTAACTGAGGAAGCATCCACAATGGCAGCAATAAGGTATAAGACAAAGGCACTTCCGTTAAAGCAGAGGCCCTGTGCCGAGACAGAGGAGAGACGGGGCTTAGCGTTTGTGTGCGCCTGAGCACGTCGCCCTTAGGTGAACACGACAAACATTACATAAGTGcctagagaggagggaaggaccTGGCCCAACAATTTCATTTCATAGTCGAGGAGGggagacccagagaaggaagtgacCCCATAGTGGACATGGAGCTGGAGCTTCTGAATCTAGATTCAATGTTCTTCCCTTATACCTACTGCCTAACTTTTTCTAGACCTTCAATGATTTCTTCTATCAGGCCTTTCTTAAGAGGCAGCAGTCAGAACtatagaatcagaatttgaatccaggtctttggcCTCCAACACTAATCTTATTTCTACTCCAGGCTCTTAATACCTGCTTTGGAAGGTCTCCCTTAGTAACTAGCAGTAGAGACTTCCATTTCATCCAAGACACACCATTTTAAGAGTCCCTTAAAACATCagatgggaagacttgtatggaCTTCCAGAGCAAGAGAGCCAAAAGGAGAGAACAAATATGATGCTAGGGTACAGCCAAACTCGAAGGAATGGCAATGACTCATCTTGGGCCCAGAGAAAAGAAGACCCATGTCTATTGCCACTCAGTCAAGAAGTGAGGGATTCTGGGCGACAAAATGCTACAGACTGTCAGACAGTTGTTTGCTCCCATTTGCCTTTTTTCAGTTGATGCTTCAATGGCAGGGAGGGAGTGGTATGATGGGAAATGAGTCTATTTGAAAAAGGGCATACCAGACAATCAATGATGAAGCCTATTCCCTACCTCCTAACATTAGTCCTAATGGACTAATAATGCCAACTGAGACACAATttctggacatggccaa belongs to Gracilinanus agilis isolate LMUSP501 chromosome 5, AgileGrace, whole genome shotgun sequence and includes:
- the CMTM8 gene encoding CKLF-like MARVEL transmembrane domain-containing protein 8 isoform X2 gives rise to the protein MEEAQRSRSHTVTTTASSFTENFSAASGSFAYDREFLRTLPGILIVAEIGLCFNGSAFVLYLIAAIVDASSVTKERDSHNYNSWAASSFFAFMVTICYAGNTYFSFLSWRSRTVQ